One window from the genome of Methyloradius palustris encodes:
- a CDS encoding Lon protease family protein: protein MLTTLNPESLTVQIDAHALGFSDTSELIQTSGASWIGQAEAETAARFGLTMQQPGFHLIVLGEPGAGRTSLTLKLMQEIAAQSEKPHDLVILNNIEVPETPIALYLQAGAGAALRQAMDAYIRLLAKTIPAMLAEAAKVENKSESEPACKHQAIADFLTLELAKINTSLKSQVIDDSKLSTYLNALKQDTLENIEVFQSGSNDADGDLESLLSRYRVNLLVDHRNAKGAPVIYDDDPSMLSLFGGLESTGDGNTTPDFMRIRAGNLLKANGGMLMLHLRDIHADQQNGSQIIEKLHRFLRNGHVQVEESAGSSAQSSAGHCSLEPLKAVVKVVLIASREDYYALQEESYEFARYFKIKVDFVERFSATPANYQAVAQYISQQSAEHNLPHLSADAVAIVIRQMQRRIDDQTRVSTDFSYLRALLFESAAIAGDASLISAMHVECALKQQYQRHQHPEQQLRHSIIDGELLISLKGKVVGQINGLSHIDLGDASFGSPVRISARCHAGDKGVINIDREVKMSGPNHDKGIYILQSWLSASFANLAPLAMHASIVFEQEYYGVEGDSASCAELFALLSDLSGLALPQGIAVTGALNQHGEVMPIGGVNEKIEGYFRVCQQSGLDGTQGVIIPARNRLHLLLDQEVIHAVAQGQFHIYTIAHVLDGIALLTGLAAGQPDVYGNYLENTVMGEVQNALRNYRDIYRNNHHLNNQQAGLYER, encoded by the coding sequence ATGCTAACTACGCTAAACCCAGAATCTTTGACTGTTCAAATCGATGCCCATGCACTCGGCTTCTCAGATACCTCTGAACTCATACAAACCTCTGGTGCAAGCTGGATAGGGCAGGCAGAGGCTGAAACTGCAGCAAGATTTGGTTTGACGATGCAGCAACCAGGGTTTCATTTAATCGTGCTGGGTGAGCCTGGTGCTGGCCGTACTTCGTTGACGTTGAAGTTGATGCAAGAAATCGCTGCACAATCTGAAAAGCCGCATGATCTCGTCATATTGAACAATATAGAGGTTCCCGAAACGCCTATAGCCCTCTATTTGCAAGCGGGTGCAGGTGCTGCGTTGCGGCAGGCAATGGATGCGTACATCCGATTGCTTGCCAAAACCATTCCAGCAATGCTGGCTGAGGCTGCAAAGGTAGAGAACAAGAGCGAAAGCGAGCCTGCTTGTAAACACCAAGCTATTGCAGATTTCTTGACTCTTGAATTGGCTAAAATCAACACTAGCCTTAAAAGCCAAGTGATTGATGACAGTAAACTCAGCACTTATTTGAATGCACTTAAACAAGACACTTTAGAAAACATCGAAGTATTCCAGTCTGGTAGCAATGATGCAGATGGTGATCTGGAGAGCCTTTTAAGCCGTTATCGCGTTAACTTACTGGTGGATCACCGCAACGCCAAAGGCGCACCAGTCATTTACGATGATGACCCATCGATGTTATCGCTTTTTGGCGGGCTGGAAAGCACGGGCGATGGCAATACCACACCTGACTTTATGCGCATTCGTGCGGGCAATCTGCTAAAAGCCAATGGTGGCATGCTGATGCTACATCTGCGCGATATTCATGCGGATCAGCAGAATGGCAGCCAGATCATTGAAAAGCTACACCGTTTTTTGCGCAACGGACACGTGCAAGTTGAAGAGTCTGCAGGGTCTTCAGCACAAAGTAGCGCGGGGCATTGCTCACTTGAGCCTTTAAAAGCTGTCGTCAAGGTTGTGCTGATTGCTTCGCGCGAGGATTACTACGCGTTGCAAGAAGAGTCTTATGAGTTTGCCCGCTACTTTAAAATTAAAGTGGATTTCGTCGAAAGATTCTCCGCTACACCAGCGAATTATCAGGCAGTTGCGCAATATATTAGCCAGCAATCCGCAGAACACAACTTGCCTCATTTGAGTGCTGATGCAGTGGCTATTGTCATCCGACAGATGCAGCGCAGAATCGATGACCAAACCCGAGTTAGTACAGATTTTTCGTATTTGCGAGCTTTGCTTTTTGAGAGCGCCGCGATAGCTGGAGATGCATCTCTAATCTCAGCTATGCATGTGGAGTGCGCGCTAAAGCAACAATATCAACGCCATCAACACCCCGAGCAGCAGCTTCGCCATTCCATAATTGATGGAGAACTGCTCATTAGTCTGAAAGGCAAGGTGGTTGGCCAGATTAATGGCCTCTCACATATAGACCTTGGAGATGCGAGTTTTGGCTCGCCAGTAAGAATCTCAGCCCGCTGCCACGCGGGTGACAAGGGCGTGATCAATATTGACCGCGAGGTCAAGATGAGCGGCCCGAATCATGATAAAGGCATATACATCCTGCAGAGTTGGCTTTCTGCCAGCTTCGCCAATTTGGCACCTTTGGCGATGCACGCGTCTATTGTATTTGAGCAGGAATACTATGGCGTGGAAGGTGACTCTGCTTCGTGTGCAGAGTTATTCGCTTTGCTATCTGATTTGTCAGGCTTGGCATTGCCGCAAGGGATTGCCGTGACAGGCGCATTGAACCAGCATGGTGAAGTGATGCCGATTGGTGGCGTGAATGAGAAAATTGAAGGTTATTTTCGGGTATGCCAACAATCAGGCCTAGATGGCACACAGGGCGTGATTATCCCCGCTCGTAATCGACTACATTTGTTATTGGATCAAGAAGTCATTCATGCGGTTGCGCAAGGTCAGTTCCACATATACACCATAGCGCATGTGCTTGATGGCATTGCCTTATTGACAGGGCTCGCCGCAGGCCAGCCAGATGTCTATGGTAATTACCTCGAAAACACTGTGATGGGTGAAGTGCAGAATGCGCTGAGAAATTATCGCGATATCTACCGCAACAACCATCACCTGAATAACCAGCAGGCAGGTTTGTACGAACGCTAA
- a CDS encoding SDR family oxidoreductase: MPNVLITGANRGLGLEFSKQYAEDGWRVFACCRNPDTAKELLELTAKHSSLISIHTLDVGNFNQIDELAQSFSQPIDILLNNAGIYPASPNGKLANSDYDKWLEAFRINSLAPFKMAQAFAGQIEKGQIKKIINLTSKMGSLDDNTSGGSYIYRSSKTALNMIIKSLSFELAPHGISTIVLHPGWVQTDMGGPNGLINAQQSVSGMRKVIEKLTLADSGKFFAYDGKVVPW; encoded by the coding sequence ATGCCTAATGTGTTGATCACTGGCGCTAACCGTGGCCTGGGGCTTGAATTTAGCAAACAATATGCTGAAGATGGCTGGCGCGTGTTCGCCTGTTGCCGCAATCCTGATACAGCTAAAGAACTACTGGAATTAACAGCCAAGCATAGCAGCCTGATCAGTATTCACACACTGGATGTAGGCAACTTCAACCAGATTGATGAATTAGCGCAATCATTCAGTCAGCCGATTGATATTTTATTGAATAATGCGGGCATCTACCCTGCCAGCCCAAATGGGAAATTAGCCAATAGTGATTATGATAAATGGCTGGAAGCCTTTCGCATCAACAGCTTGGCTCCTTTCAAGATGGCGCAGGCATTTGCTGGCCAGATTGAAAAAGGTCAAATCAAGAAAATTATTAATCTCACCAGCAAAATGGGGAGCCTCGACGATAACACCAGTGGGGGCAGCTATATTTATCGCTCCAGTAAGACTGCACTGAATATGATCATCAAAAGCCTCTCGTTTGAGTTGGCTCCACATGGCATCAGCACCATCGTGCTACATCCAGGTTGGGTACAAACCGATATGGGTGGGCCTAATGGGCTGATTAATGCGCAGCAGAGCGTAAGTGGCATGCGCAAGGTAATCGAAAAACTGACCTTGGCCGATAGCGGAAAATTCTTTGCTTATGATGGGAAAGTAGTTCCCTGGTAA
- a CDS encoding SDR family NAD(P)-dependent oxidoreductase: protein MAQQKQKILLFGVNGSIGSAIEQKFLNAAWDVLGVTREDIDSNTRVSWSPFDANSSPPLSRLKNEGPFDSICWAQGQNWNDNIYSFDEQKHREIYEANVLYILKTLNILLENEILKKPARLCLISSIWQNISRQNKLSYGVSKSAIHGLVLSLVNDLGSESHLINAVLPGALDTPMTHKNLAKEQVSAIENSTQFGRLANLDDVANVVYFLCSSENTGLTGQFIKIDLGYSDVRVI from the coding sequence ATGGCTCAACAAAAACAAAAAATACTTTTATTCGGAGTAAATGGCTCTATAGGGTCAGCTATCGAACAAAAGTTTTTGAATGCAGCTTGGGACGTGCTAGGCGTCACTCGAGAAGATATTGACTCTAATACCAGAGTGTCATGGAGTCCTTTTGATGCTAATAGTAGTCCCCCGTTATCCAGACTCAAAAACGAAGGTCCTTTTGATTCTATTTGCTGGGCTCAAGGGCAAAACTGGAATGACAACATCTATAGTTTTGACGAGCAAAAGCATCGTGAAATTTATGAGGCAAATGTTTTGTATATTCTCAAGACTTTGAATATTCTTCTTGAAAATGAAATTCTGAAAAAACCTGCAAGGCTTTGCCTCATTAGCTCTATTTGGCAGAATATTTCCCGGCAAAATAAGTTGTCCTACGGTGTAAGTAAGTCAGCGATTCATGGACTGGTTTTATCGCTTGTCAATGATCTTGGGAGCGAAAGCCATTTAATTAATGCAGTACTGCCCGGCGCATTGGATACTCCAATGACGCATAAAAACCTGGCAAAAGAACAGGTGTCAGCGATTGAAAACTCTACTCAGTTTGGTCGCTTGGCAAATCTGGATGATGTAGCAAATGTAGTTTATTTCTTATGTTCTTCTGAAAATACAGGCCTGACTGGGCAGTTTATTAAAATAGACTTAGGTTACTCAGATGTCCGCGTCATTTGA
- a CDS encoding thiamine pyrophosphate-binding protein, translating into MKYSDQIANWLVKLGYTHCFYVGGGNIMHLIESLSKKLICIPVIHEVAAGIATEYFNETSNGNKALALITAGPGLTNIVTAIAGAFLESRELLVLGGQVKTADLARGRLRQRGIQEIDGISITSSITVNSTLLDAPVDFQSFQSLIKHEGLNRPGPVFLEIPIDIQARVVDYHAEDSKSTSKIPIINQDMVMDVASRMNDAQRPVLLIGGGVSRATASRLLRKLSILNIPILTTWNAADRVPFDQPNFMGRPNTWGQRSANLIIQQTDLLIAVGTRLGMQQTGFNWQKFIPIGQIVQIDIDTAELEKGHPKVDLALLGDANTFLEALLNQPLKDHLDWLSYARYIRSEIPLVEPINKTGPEYISPYVFAEKISKVCGDTDVIIPCSSGGAFTIMMQTFEQKSQQKIVTNKGLASMGYGLSGAIGAAVANPDSRVVLVEGDGGFSQNIQEIGTAAINQLNLKIFIFDDSGYASIRATQRNYFGGAYIGCDIATGLGLPNWEKLFAVWDVPALRLTSDFASDQQFQTLFESKGVIAFIVPIDPEQTYLPKITSRITEVGSMESNPLHLMTPDLPEEQYARVAKYLI; encoded by the coding sequence ATGAAGTACAGTGATCAAATTGCCAACTGGCTAGTGAAGCTTGGATATACTCATTGTTTCTATGTTGGCGGTGGCAACATCATGCATTTGATTGAGAGCCTCAGCAAAAAATTAATATGCATCCCTGTTATTCATGAAGTTGCGGCAGGTATCGCTACTGAGTACTTTAATGAAACATCCAACGGTAATAAAGCGCTGGCTTTAATAACTGCAGGGCCAGGGTTAACCAATATTGTTACTGCTATTGCTGGGGCATTTTTGGAAAGTAGAGAGTTGCTTGTATTGGGCGGGCAAGTTAAAACGGCAGACCTTGCGCGTGGTCGTTTACGGCAACGAGGTATTCAAGAGATTGATGGAATATCCATCACAAGTTCCATTACTGTGAATTCGACTTTACTAGATGCTCCGGTTGATTTTCAATCCTTCCAATCTTTAATTAAACATGAGGGCTTAAATCGACCAGGGCCTGTTTTTCTCGAGATTCCAATCGATATTCAGGCAAGAGTTGTTGATTACCATGCTGAAGATAGTAAATCGACATCTAAAATTCCTATTATCAATCAAGATATGGTAATGGATGTTGCATCAAGAATGAATGATGCACAAAGACCAGTATTGCTTATCGGAGGTGGCGTTAGCCGCGCAACTGCTTCCCGTTTGCTCCGTAAATTAAGTATTTTAAACATTCCGATTTTAACTACATGGAATGCAGCTGACCGAGTTCCATTTGATCAGCCTAATTTTATGGGCCGACCTAATACTTGGGGGCAAAGAAGTGCCAACCTTATTATCCAGCAAACTGATCTACTGATAGCGGTGGGAACTAGGTTGGGAATGCAGCAAACTGGATTTAATTGGCAAAAATTTATACCAATCGGTCAGATTGTTCAGATTGATATTGATACTGCTGAGCTTGAAAAAGGGCATCCAAAAGTTGATTTGGCCTTGCTTGGCGATGCAAATACATTTCTTGAAGCATTATTAAATCAACCATTAAAAGATCATTTGGACTGGCTAAGTTATGCTCGTTATATCAGGAGTGAAATTCCTCTAGTCGAGCCAATCAATAAGACTGGTCCTGAATATATCTCCCCATATGTTTTTGCTGAGAAGATATCAAAAGTCTGTGGCGATACTGATGTGATAATTCCATGCAGTAGTGGAGGAGCTTTCACCATTATGATGCAAACCTTTGAACAAAAATCTCAACAGAAAATAGTCACTAACAAAGGCTTAGCTTCAATGGGCTACGGGCTCTCTGGTGCCATAGGTGCTGCAGTTGCTAATCCTGATAGCCGTGTTGTATTGGTCGAAGGCGATGGTGGTTTTTCTCAGAATATTCAGGAAATAGGCACCGCGGCTATCAATCAGCTTAACTTAAAGATATTCATTTTTGATGACTCAGGCTATGCGTCAATTCGAGCGACCCAACGAAATTATTTTGGGGGCGCATATATTGGCTGTGACATTGCTACTGGATTGGGGCTTCCAAACTGGGAAAAGCTTTTTGCTGTTTGGGATGTTCCCGCGTTGAGATTAACTTCAGACTTTGCGAGTGATCAGCAATTTCAAACATTGTTTGAATCAAAGGGTGTGATTGCCTTTATAGTTCCTATTGATCCCGAGCAAACGTATTTACCTAAAATTACTAGCAGAATTACTGAAGTTGGATCCATGGAATCAAATCCATTACATCTAATGACCCCCGATTTGCCTGAAGAACAATACGCAAGAGTTGCTAAATACTTAATTTAA
- the rfbH gene encoding lipopolysaccharide biosynthesis protein RfbH, which yields MDKAQEIRQKIATLVDEYAALKYAPKAFEAGTTVVPPSGKVLDGNELKSMVEASLDGWLTTGRFNEAFEKRLAEYLGVKFLITTNSGSSANLLAFSALTSPRLGHRAIKPGDEVIGVAAGFPTTVNPILQFGAVPVFVDIDVATHNIDVDKIEAAISPKTKAIMLAHSLGNPFNIKVVKEICQKHGLWLVEDNCDALGSTYSGQLTGTFGDIGTLSFYPAHHITMGEGGAVFTNNPELKLIAESFRDWGRDCYCAPGKDNTCGKRFCWKLGTLPEGYDHKYTYAHLGYNLKITDMQAACGLAQMDKLDSFVQARKDNFAYLKSRLASCEEFLILPEATPNSDPSWFGFLMTIKPEADVRRVDLLNYLDQNKIGTRLLFAGNLTRQPYMLGRNYRVSGELTNTDVVMNNSFWVGVYPGLTIEMLDFTIAKIESYLGVNFD from the coding sequence TTGGATAAAGCCCAAGAGATTCGTCAAAAAATTGCAACTCTGGTTGATGAATACGCAGCGCTCAAATATGCGCCTAAAGCTTTTGAGGCAGGCACGACCGTTGTACCTCCATCAGGCAAAGTACTCGATGGAAATGAACTTAAAAGCATGGTGGAAGCATCTTTAGATGGATGGCTCACGACAGGCCGCTTTAATGAAGCATTTGAGAAGCGCTTGGCCGAATATCTGGGTGTTAAATTTTTAATCACTACCAACTCAGGCTCATCTGCAAACTTACTAGCCTTTTCCGCACTTACCTCTCCTAGACTGGGCCATCGTGCTATTAAGCCGGGTGACGAGGTGATTGGGGTAGCTGCTGGTTTCCCTACTACGGTTAACCCAATTTTGCAGTTTGGTGCTGTGCCAGTTTTTGTTGATATTGATGTTGCAACACACAATATTGATGTCGACAAAATCGAAGCTGCCATCAGCCCCAAAACCAAAGCCATCATGTTGGCTCATTCTTTGGGAAACCCTTTCAATATCAAAGTAGTAAAAGAGATTTGCCAAAAGCATGGATTATGGCTGGTTGAAGACAATTGTGATGCGCTCGGCTCGACCTATAGTGGGCAATTAACTGGCACATTCGGCGATATTGGCACACTTAGTTTTTATCCGGCCCACCACATCACAATGGGCGAGGGCGGGGCAGTTTTTACTAACAACCCAGAGCTTAAATTGATCGCTGAGTCTTTCCGTGATTGGGGCCGTGATTGTTACTGCGCGCCAGGTAAAGACAACACCTGTGGCAAACGCTTTTGTTGGAAACTCGGTACCTTGCCTGAGGGCTATGACCACAAATATACCTATGCTCACCTAGGCTACAACCTGAAGATTACTGATATGCAGGCCGCTTGTGGCCTAGCGCAAATGGATAAGCTAGATAGTTTTGTGCAAGCACGTAAAGATAATTTCGCCTATCTTAAATCCAGGCTGGCATCATGCGAAGAGTTTTTAATTCTCCCCGAAGCTACTCCAAATAGTGATCCCTCATGGTTTGGTTTCTTGATGACAATCAAGCCAGAGGCTGATGTTCGCAGGGTAGATTTATTAAATTACCTTGACCAGAATAAAATTGGTACGCGTTTGTTATTTGCCGGCAACTTAACCCGTCAGCCTTATATGCTTGGCAGAAATTACAGGGTAAGTGGTGAGCTCACCAATACTGATGTTGTCATGAATAATAGTTTCTGGGTTGGTGTATATCCAGGGCTGACAATAGAAATGCTGGATTTTACGATTGCTAAAATTGAATCATATCTTGGCGTTAATTTCGATTGA
- a CDS encoding 3-dehydroquinate synthase: MSASFEIHSSSKNYQVEVLTNLLKEKRYRPDQSFVLVDQLVLDLYPYLNAQNLIAITSVEESKSLETVAFVIEQLRAKGANRNSHLIAVGGGIIQDIATFSASVFMRGISWTYYPTTLLAMVDSCVGGKSSINVGKYKNIAGNFYPPENILIETDFCNTLAHAEMIAGLSEAVKICFANQGAAFHEYLRLTETDGLVTKEKLSQVISLSLLTKKNFIEEDEFDQGIRLLLNFGHTFGHAIEAAGHFSITHGVAVGVGMQMALHISTQLESSGCSHPRVQMLSHYLSVLLRGVPSLGKHLSAISGQLLFDKFQSDKKHTTDKYVIIVPDRNGYLERIYINKDDDFEKIFFNSFEKIKGLYEVQ, translated from the coding sequence ATGTCCGCGTCATTTGAAATCCATTCCAGCAGTAAAAATTACCAAGTTGAGGTTCTTACGAACTTACTCAAAGAGAAACGCTATCGTCCTGACCAGAGCTTTGTATTAGTCGACCAATTAGTGCTTGACCTATATCCCTATCTTAACGCTCAAAACTTAATCGCTATTACCTCAGTGGAAGAATCCAAAAGTTTAGAAACAGTAGCCTTTGTGATCGAGCAATTACGGGCAAAGGGCGCTAATAGAAACAGCCATTTAATTGCTGTTGGTGGCGGTATTATCCAAGATATAGCTACATTCAGCGCATCCGTCTTTATGCGAGGTATTTCCTGGACATACTATCCAACTACTTTATTGGCTATGGTTGATTCTTGTGTGGGCGGTAAGTCATCCATCAATGTTGGCAAGTATAAGAATATTGCGGGTAATTTTTATCCCCCGGAAAATATTCTAATCGAGACTGACTTTTGTAATACCTTGGCTCATGCAGAAATGATTGCAGGGCTATCTGAAGCCGTGAAAATATGTTTTGCTAATCAAGGTGCTGCGTTTCATGAGTATTTGAGGCTTACAGAAACAGATGGGCTAGTAACAAAAGAAAAACTCTCACAAGTAATCTCCCTTAGCTTGCTAACCAAGAAAAATTTTATTGAAGAAGATGAGTTTGATCAGGGCATAAGATTGTTATTGAATTTTGGCCATACTTTTGGCCATGCTATTGAGGCTGCGGGCCATTTTTCAATTACCCATGGTGTGGCCGTTGGAGTTGGAATGCAGATGGCGTTACACATTTCAACTCAGCTAGAGAGCTCTGGGTGTTCACACCCAAGAGTGCAGATGCTTAGTCATTATTTGTCGGTATTGCTTCGCGGTGTGCCAAGCTTGGGAAAACACCTTAGCGCAATATCAGGGCAGTTATTGTTTGATAAATTTCAATCAGACAAGAAACATACCACGGATAAATATGTGATTATCGTGCCTGACAGAAACGGCTATTTGGAACGAATATATATCAATAAAGACGATGATTTTGAAAAAATATTCTTTAATTCATTTGAAAAAATAAAAGGGTTGTATGAAGTACAGTGA
- a CDS encoding RNA-binding S4 domain-containing protein, translating into MTDVDNKCRLDKWLWAARFFKTRSLATDAIDGGKIHVDGERVKPAKEVKLGQVIHIRRKDFEIEVSVTGLSMQRKGAPEAALLYSETPASQAKRADAAVTREADHGKRERGAGRPTKRQLREIRRFTGI; encoded by the coding sequence ATGACTGATGTGGATAACAAATGCAGGCTGGATAAATGGCTATGGGCTGCCCGATTTTTCAAGACCCGTAGCTTGGCTACCGATGCAATTGATGGTGGCAAGATTCATGTCGATGGCGAACGCGTAAAGCCGGCAAAGGAAGTCAAACTTGGACAAGTTATTCACATACGCCGCAAGGACTTTGAGATTGAGGTCAGCGTGACTGGCTTATCCATGCAGCGTAAAGGTGCACCAGAGGCGGCTCTGTTGTACTCTGAAACACCAGCCAGCCAAGCCAAACGCGCAGATGCCGCTGTTACCCGTGAAGCTGATCATGGTAAACGCGAGCGTGGAGCAGGGCGCCCGACCAAACGTCAGTTACGCGAAATACGGCGTTTCACGGGTATCTAA
- the rfbG gene encoding CDP-glucose 4,6-dehydratase has translation MNPNFWKGKRVLVTGHTGFKGSWISLWLQSLEANVIGYALAPSTTPNLFQTARVAEGMTSIIGDIRDLPHLQKVFAEYNPEVVIHMAAQPLVRYSYMEPVETYSTNVMGTVNLLEAIRHSSSVKAVVNVTSDKSYENREWLWGYREDEAMGGYDPYSSSKGCAELVTSAYRNSFFNPQNCATHGVGIASARAGNVIGGGDWADERLVPDIIRAISAKDKVIIRSPNAIRPWQHVLEPLSGYLLLAERLFSQGAKFSQAWNFGPYDQDAKPVEWIVASMVKSWGDGASYHIDSTKADLHEAHYLKLDCTKARQLLDWQPRWSIRNSIEKIVDWHKAHLENQDMHEYTINEIKSYTATKPL, from the coding sequence ATGAATCCGAATTTCTGGAAGGGGAAACGTGTTCTAGTCACTGGACACACTGGCTTCAAAGGCAGCTGGATATCGCTCTGGTTGCAATCATTAGAGGCTAATGTGATTGGTTATGCGCTAGCACCATCGACAACCCCTAATCTGTTCCAGACAGCAAGAGTCGCTGAGGGTATGACAAGTATTATTGGCGATATACGTGATCTCCCGCATCTGCAAAAAGTTTTTGCTGAATACAATCCTGAAGTTGTCATCCACATGGCAGCGCAACCACTTGTGCGCTATTCATACATGGAGCCAGTAGAGACTTATTCTACGAACGTCATGGGTACGGTAAACCTTTTAGAGGCAATACGCCATAGCTCCAGTGTTAAAGCGGTGGTGAACGTGACCAGCGATAAGTCATATGAGAACCGTGAATGGTTATGGGGTTATCGCGAAGATGAGGCAATGGGTGGATATGACCCATACAGTAGCAGTAAAGGCTGTGCGGAACTTGTGACATCAGCATATCGTAATTCATTTTTTAATCCGCAAAATTGCGCTACCCATGGCGTTGGAATTGCTTCTGCAAGAGCTGGCAACGTAATTGGCGGCGGGGATTGGGCAGATGAACGATTAGTCCCAGATATCATTCGTGCCATTAGTGCAAAAGATAAAGTCATTATCAGAAGTCCCAATGCTATTCGCCCATGGCAGCATGTTTTAGAGCCATTAAGTGGTTATTTGTTATTAGCTGAGCGCTTATTTTCGCAAGGTGCGAAATTCTCTCAAGCTTGGAATTTTGGACCATATGACCAGGATGCAAAGCCCGTTGAGTGGATTGTAGCTTCCATGGTTAAAAGCTGGGGTGATGGCGCGAGCTATCATATTGATAGTACTAAAGCAGACTTGCATGAGGCGCATTATTTAAAGCTGGATTGCACTAAAGCGCGCCAGTTACTTGACTGGCAGCCAAGATGGTCTATCCGGAATTCTATTGAGAAGATAGTGGATTGGCATAAAGCGCATTTGGAGAACCAAGATATGCATGAATATACGATTAATGAAATAAAGAGCTATACAGCTACTAAGCCCCTTTAA
- a CDS encoding MarR family EPS-associated transcriptional regulator: MLTDEYRYKILKLIEAQPEISQRELAQVLGISLGKANFCLKALMDVGFLKATNFRNSKNKLAYMYLLTPSGMEEKASITVRFLKYKLQQYETLKAELEELHREVVTDNKRL; the protein is encoded by the coding sequence ATGCTCACAGATGAATATCGTTACAAGATATTAAAACTGATCGAAGCTCAGCCCGAGATCAGTCAGCGCGAACTCGCACAGGTCCTTGGCATCAGTCTTGGTAAAGCAAATTTTTGTCTGAAAGCCCTGATGGATGTTGGTTTTCTAAAAGCCACCAATTTCCGCAACAGCAAAAATAAGCTGGCGTATATGTATCTGTTGACACCTAGTGGCATGGAAGAAAAGGCAAGTATTACAGTACGATTCCTCAAATATAAATTACAACAATATGAAACATTGAAAGCTGAGCTTGAAGAATTACATCGAGAGGTTGTAACAGATAATAAAAGATTATGA
- the rfbF gene encoding glucose-1-phosphate cytidylyltransferase has product MKAVILAGGLGTRISEETSLRPKPMIEIGGRPILWHIMKIYSAHGINDFIVCCGYKGYVIKEYFANYFLHMSDITFDMQANKMEVHQRNVEPWRVTLVDTGENTMTGGRLKRVVNYLKDEDVFCFTYGDGVSNINITDLINFHKSQNVKATLTATLPPGRFGALEIKGPKVASFREKPKGDGAMVNGGFFVMSPEVIDYIADDETVWEKEPLERLAEEGQLAAFNHDDFWQPMDTLRDKVYLEDLWQSGKAPWKTWS; this is encoded by the coding sequence ATGAAAGCAGTGATTCTTGCTGGTGGTTTAGGTACACGTATAAGCGAAGAGACCTCTTTACGGCCTAAGCCTATGATCGAAATTGGTGGACGCCCTATTTTATGGCACATCATGAAGATTTATTCTGCGCACGGCATTAATGATTTTATCGTCTGCTGTGGCTACAAAGGCTATGTAATCAAGGAGTACTTCGCGAATTATTTCTTGCATATGTCTGATATTACGTTTGATATGCAAGCAAATAAAATGGAGGTTCATCAACGCAATGTCGAGCCTTGGCGCGTGACTTTGGTTGATACTGGTGAAAATACGATGACTGGTGGCCGTCTTAAAAGAGTTGTTAACTACTTAAAAGATGAAGATGTTTTTTGTTTTACTTATGGCGATGGTGTCAGCAATATTAATATTACTGATCTTATTAATTTTCATAAGTCTCAAAATGTTAAGGCCACACTCACTGCTACATTACCCCCTGGACGTTTTGGTGCTTTGGAAATCAAAGGCCCTAAAGTTGCTAGCTTTCGGGAAAAACCAAAAGGTGATGGCGCCATGGTTAACGGCGGGTTTTTCGTAATGTCTCCTGAAGTTATTGATTATATAGCCGACGATGAGACTGTTTGGGAAAAAGAGCCATTAGAGCGGTTAGCGGAAGAGGGCCAGCTTGCGGCTTTTAATCATGATGATTTCTGGCAGCCGATGGATACCTTGCGTGACAAAGTATATCTCGAAGATTTATGGCAATCAGGCAAAGCACCTTGGAAAACTTGGTCATGA